A single window of Mycoplasma bradburyae DNA harbors:
- the sufC gene encoding Fe-S cluster assembly ATPase SufC, whose translation MSELLLSNLSVNIGEKRILTNITASIKAGDVVAIMGPNGHGKSTLLKTIMGHYDSKIVRGKIVFKDQVLNKMEVDERARLGLYLASQSPEEIPGVSLVEFIRSAINARREKPIDLPEFYKIVQSNTKKLKMNFELLNRSINEGFSGGEKKKNEILLLKTINPDFAMLDEIDSGLDVDALKIITKELQEWIKDKTKSLIIVSHYERMFKLIKPTKVFVVVNGTIITQGDASLAKRIDKEGYDWIRKEFNIDFKENKNQDFDLIDPLGK comes from the coding sequence ATGTCAGAATTATTACTAAGCAATTTAAGTGTTAATATAGGTGAAAAAAGAATATTGACCAATATAACAGCATCTATTAAAGCAGGTGATGTTGTAGCAATCATGGGTCCTAACGGACACGGAAAATCTACTCTATTAAAAACTATTATGGGTCATTATGATTCGAAAATAGTAAGAGGTAAAATTGTTTTTAAAGATCAAGTTCTTAATAAAATGGAAGTAGACGAAAGAGCTAGATTAGGTTTATATTTAGCTAGTCAATCTCCTGAAGAAATTCCTGGTGTTTCATTGGTTGAATTTATTCGTTCAGCGATAAATGCTAGAAGAGAAAAACCTATTGATTTACCGGAGTTTTATAAAATAGTTCAATCTAACACTAAAAAACTTAAAATGAATTTTGAACTTTTGAATCGTTCTATTAATGAAGGTTTTAGTGGTGGTGAAAAGAAGAAGAATGAAATCCTTCTTTTGAAGACTATTAATCCAGATTTTGCTATGCTTGATGAAATTGATTCTGGATTAGATGTTGATGCTTTAAAAATAATTACTAAAGAACTTCAAGAATGAATTAAAGATAAAACTAAATCACTAATCATAGTTTCTCACTATGAAAGAATGTTTAAATTAATTAAACCTACAAAAGTATTTGTTGTTGTAAATGGAACAATAATTACTCAAGGTGATGCTAGTTTAGCTAAAAGAATCGACAAAGAAGGTTATGATTGAATTAGAAAAGAATTCAATATTGACTTCAAAGAAAACAAAAATCAAGATTTTGATCTAATTGATCCATTA